A window of Exiguobacterium sp. FSL W8-0210 genomic DNA:
CGAGATTCATCCAGGAGCGACGATTGGACGCCGATTCTTTATTGACCATGGGATGGGTGTCGTCATTGGTGAGACGACGATCATTGGCGATGACGTCACGTTGTTTCAAGGCGTGACACTCGGCGGAACGGGGAAAGAAACAGGAAAGCGTCATCCGACGATTGAAGACGGCGTACTTGTCTCTGCCGGTGCTCGTGTCCTAGGTGATATCACGATCGGGGCATACTCAAAAATCGGTGCCAGTTCCGTCGTCTTAAAACACGTTCCTCCAAATGCGACCGTCGTCGGCATTCCGGGACGTGTCGTCATTCAAGACGGCATGAAGGTCGAAGCACCACTTGATCATCGTTTCCCGGATCCGGTCAGCGAATGCCAAGAGCGGATTGAAATGGAACTAGAAGTATTAAAACAAGAAATTGAACGGATTAAAGGAGGGCGACGTCATGATTCAACTGTACAACAGCATGACCGGAAAAAAGGAACCATTTAAACCATTAGAAGAAGGAAAGGTCAAGATGTATGTCTGTGGTCCGACGGTTTACAACTACATTCATATCGGCAATGCACGTCCAGCGATCGTCTTCGATACAGTCCGTCGCTACTTCACATACCGCGGATATGAGGTCAAATACGTCTCGAACTTCACGGACGTCGACGATAAGATCATCCGGACAGCAAACGAACTCGGAGAAGATTATCATGCGTTGACGAAACGTTTCATTGAAGCTTATCACGCGGATACGGGCGCCTTGAATGTCCAAAAAGCGGACATCCATCCACTCGTCACGGAAACGATGGACGATATCATCGCATTCATCGAAGTCCTTGTTGAAAAAGGCAATGCCTACGCTTCAAGCGGGGATGTCTACTTCCGGACGCGTAGTTTCAAGGATTACGGACAATTAAGCCAACAGTCGATCGACGAGTTGCGTGCAGGTGCACGAATCGAAGTCGGAGAGAAAAAAGAAGATCCGCTTGATTTCGTGCTCTGGAAAGCAGCAAAACCAGGCGAGCCGGCATGGACGAGTCCGTGGGGCGAAGGGCGACCAGGCTGGCACATCGAGTGCTCGGCGATGGCGAAGAAATACCTCGGAGAGACGATCGATATCCATGCCGGTGGACAAGACTTGAAGTTCCCGCACCATGAGAATGAGATCGCTCAGTCGGAAGCATGCAATTCTCAGAAGTTCGCGAACTACTGGATGCATAACGGGTTCTTGAACATCGAAAATGAGAAGATGTCGAAGTCGCTCGGTAACTTCCTGACGGTCCATGAAGCAATCCAAGCGGTCGATCCGATGGTGTTACGATTCTTCATGTTGTCGGTTCAATATCGTCATCCGATCAACTACAGTCGTGAACTGATCGACCAAGCAGCGAATGGTCTCGCACGGATCCGGGAGTCGGTCGCAAACATTGAACACCGACTTGACATGACGGCTGATCTCGGAACAGGTGAAGAGAAGTGGTTGAATCGTCTAGCGGCAATCAAGGAACACTTCATCACATCGATGGATGATGATTTCAATACAGCGAACGCGGTGACGGATTTGTTTGATCTCTCGAAAGAAGCCAACCTATACCTCGGAGAAGCGCATGTATCGAAACAGGTTCTCGAACAGTTCCTCGCACTCTTCTCGGAATTATCAGGCGTCCTAGGTGTGACGTTGACAGTTGATAAAGGCTTACTCGATGAAGAAGTCGAACAGTTGATCGAAGAGCGGAACACAGCCCGTCAAAATCGTGACTTCGCACGAGCGGACGCAATCCGCGACCAACTACGTGACCAAGGCATTCTGCTCGAAGATACAGCACAAGGGATGCGGTGGAAGCGCGGATGAAGAACTACAAACAACTGAATGCACTCGCGTTAGCGTACATGGGCGATGTCGTCTATGAGATTCGTGTGCGGGAGCGATTGCTCGAACAAGGTTATGTGAAGCCGGGCGAGTTGCACAAAGCAGCTGTCCGGTACGTTCGGGCACAAGCACAAGCGACGGTCGTGACGCACTGGTTGAACACGGATGCGTTGACGGAAGAAGAGGCAGCGGTCGTCCGGCGCGGGAAGAACGCGAAATCCGGTTCCATCCCGAAGAGTACAGACGTCCACACGTATCGCTACGCGACAGCATTTGAAGCATTACTCGGTTATATTTATCTTTCAGAAGGAGGGGATCGCCTTGAAGAACTCATCGGACAAGCGTTCGAATTACTCGAAGCCGAAAAAACAGACGAATCCTAAGGCTACAAGCGCGAAGCCAAAAACGAAGGCACAGCGTCCAGCACAAGAGAAACGAAAAGCCGCTCCGGTCAAGGAACAGCCAGTCGCGATCGAACCGCTCGAAGAAGGACAAGATTTCTTGTCGGGTCGAAATCCGGTTCTAGAAGCATTACGGAGCGGACGAGAGATGAACAAGCTGTTTCTGCAGGAAGGACAACAAAAAGGACCACTTGCCGTCATCCACGCGATGGCGCAGGAAGCAGGGATTCAAATCCAGCTCGTCCCGCGTTCGCGGTTAACGGGTTTAGCCGGAACGGAAAATCACCAAGGTGTCGTCGCAGCGGTAGCGGCGTATGAGTACGCCGAGATGGAAGACATCTTTGAGCTCGCGCGTCAAAAGGACGAAACACCGCTCTTGATCCTACTCGATGAACTCGAGGATCCGCATAATCTCGGATCAATCTTGCGGACAGCAGATGCTGTCGGGGCACACGGGATCATCATTCCGAAGCGTCGATCAGTCGGATTGACGCAAGTCGTCGCAAAAGCATCAACAGGCGCGATCGAACATATTCCTGTCGTTCGCGTGACGAACCTTGCGCGGACGATGGAGGATCTAAAGAAACAAGGCATCTGGTTCGTCGGAACGGATGCGCGCGAAAGTGATGACTACCGGACACTTGATGGGACGATGCCACTCGGAATCGTCATTGGAAGTGAAGGAAAAGGAATGAGCCGGCTCGTCCGTGAGAAATGTGATTTCCTCGTCCACCTCCCGATGGCGGGACATGTCACATCGCTCAACGCATCGGTTGCTGCTTCGTTATTACTATATGAAGTCTACCGGACTAGAAAGCCGTATGCGCGATGAAATATGATCGTCTCATCGTAGATGGCTATAATATCATTGGCGCATGGCCAGAATTTCGGACGTTGCGGGAGCAAGATTTTGAATTGGCACGGGAACGGCTGATTCATGCGATGGCGGAATACCAAGCTGTCACAGGTCTCAGCGTTACGATCGTCTTCGATGCCTATCTTCAACCGGGACGTGAATCCCGGATGCAAAAAAGCGGGATTGATATCGTCTACACACGGGAGAACGAGACGGCAGATGAATGGATTGAAAAGACAGCTGCTGATTGGCTACAAGATATCCGGGTCAAGTTAACGGTAGCGACGAATGATTATACGGAGCAGTGGGTCATCTTCACGCTCGGAGCACTCCGCATATCGGCGCAAGAGCTCCGGCGAGAGTGGAAAGCGGCAGTCGCTGTCATCAAACAACAGACGACGTCTGCGAAGACGACGGCTCAACCGCGCTCGAAGATTGATTTACCAGAAGACGTCGTCGCACGTTTAGAAGCGATCCGTCGTCGAAAGAATTCAGATACATGATATGAACCATTCGCATGAGCAAATCACCGTTTTTCCTACTTTGGAAGAACGGTGTTTTTTATGAAAAGATACATTTTGGATACAACAAAAGAGGTCATGCCAATTTTCATTGTCGTGCGACAGGTAATTATTGTATAATTAAAAACAATTGAACTATTCGTCAATGATGCTTGGAGGGATACAGGATGAGTTTGGTTTCGTTCGACCAGTTTGGGTGCATGACCGATGAAGCGCTTGTAGAACAAGCGAAAGAGTTCGACAACAGCGATGCGCTCGAATTTTTGATCGAGCGGTATCGAAATTTCGTGCGCGCCAAAGCCCGTTCTTACTTTTTGATCGGGGCAGACCGCGAAGACATCATTCAAGAAGGAATGATCGGTCTCTATAAGGCGGTACGGGATTACCGAACGGATAAGCTTGCCTCGTTTAAAGGATTTGCCGAATTATGCATTACGAGACAGATGATCACTGCGATCAAGACGGCGACACGTCAGAAACATATCCCGTTGAACTCTTACATCTCACTCGATAAACCGATCTATGACGATGAATCGGAGCGGACGTTACTCGATATCATTACGTCGACAGCACCTTCTGACCCACAAATCTTGATCGTCAACCGGGAAGAATATGCAGACATTGAATCGAAGATAGATGAAATTTTAAGCGACCTTGAACGCAAAGTCCTCGCGCTCTATCTTGACGGACGGACGTATCAGGAAATCTCTGACGACCTCGATCGTCATGTCAAATCGATCGACAATGCCTTGCAACGCGTCAAGCGCAAGCTTGAGCGTTATCTCGAAGCACGAAAGATGACGGTCTAACAGAGAGGTAGATTGACCGTAATCCCTTCCTATGCTACTGTATAACTAGCGCCTTACTAGCGAGACGCCGCTCATAGGCGTTTTTTTTTACGCTCTTTTTCGGAAGGAAAGTACCTCAACAGAAGAGAAGAGTGGCAAAGAAGGAGGACTTTGAGATGGCGAAGAAAGTAGGCCTTGCTTGTGATAATTGCGGTGCCCGCGACTATACGACGATGAAAAAAGAGGACGTCACTGTCCGCTTGGAATTGAAGAAATTCTGCCGTCGTTGTAACGCGCATACGATTCATAAAGAAGCGAAATAAGGCTTCATCTGTCCCGATTTATTACATCCTGGAGGGAAAGTACGATGAAATTTTTGCGTGACGTATGGAATGAATTGAAAAAGACGAGCTGGCCAAAACGGAAAGAGCTGACGAAATACACATTGACGGTCATCGGTATGGTG
This region includes:
- the rpmG gene encoding 50S ribosomal protein L33 — translated: MAKKVGLACDNCGARDYTTMKKEDVTVRLELKKFCRRCNAHTIHKEAK
- the epsC gene encoding serine O-acetyltransferase EpsC, translated to MERRTYMTRMREDIRNVFEQDPAARSTLEVILTYPGLHAIWMHRLAHRLWNAKFRLLGRLISQFSRFLTGIEIHPGATIGRRFFIDHGMGVVIGETTIIGDDVTLFQGVTLGGTGKETGKRHPTIEDGVLVSAGARVLGDITIGAYSKIGASSVVLKHVPPNATVVGIPGRVVIQDGMKVEAPLDHRFPDPVSECQERIEMELEVLKQEIERIKGGRRHDSTVQQHDRKKGTI
- a CDS encoding NYN domain-containing protein; its protein translation is MKYDRLIVDGYNIIGAWPEFRTLREQDFELARERLIHAMAEYQAVTGLSVTIVFDAYLQPGRESRMQKSGIDIVYTRENETADEWIEKTAADWLQDIRVKLTVATNDYTEQWVIFTLGALRISAQELRREWKAAVAVIKQQTTSAKTTAQPRSKIDLPEDVVARLEAIRRRKNSDT
- the cysS gene encoding cysteine--tRNA ligase; its protein translation is MIQLYNSMTGKKEPFKPLEEGKVKMYVCGPTVYNYIHIGNARPAIVFDTVRRYFTYRGYEVKYVSNFTDVDDKIIRTANELGEDYHALTKRFIEAYHADTGALNVQKADIHPLVTETMDDIIAFIEVLVEKGNAYASSGDVYFRTRSFKDYGQLSQQSIDELRAGARIEVGEKKEDPLDFVLWKAAKPGEPAWTSPWGEGRPGWHIECSAMAKKYLGETIDIHAGGQDLKFPHHENEIAQSEACNSQKFANYWMHNGFLNIENEKMSKSLGNFLTVHEAIQAVDPMVLRFFMLSVQYRHPINYSRELIDQAANGLARIRESVANIEHRLDMTADLGTGEEKWLNRLAAIKEHFITSMDDDFNTANAVTDLFDLSKEANLYLGEAHVSKQVLEQFLALFSELSGVLGVTLTVDKGLLDEEVEQLIEERNTARQNRDFARADAIRDQLRDQGILLEDTAQGMRWKRG
- a CDS encoding Mini-ribonuclease 3, encoding MKNYKQLNALALAYMGDVVYEIRVRERLLEQGYVKPGELHKAAVRYVRAQAQATVVTHWLNTDALTEEEAAVVRRGKNAKSGSIPKSTDVHTYRYATAFEALLGYIYLSEGGDRLEELIGQAFELLEAEKTDES
- the secE gene encoding preprotein translocase subunit SecE; amino-acid sequence: MKFLRDVWNELKKTSWPKRKELTKYTLTVIGMVIFMGVFIFGVDSGLSALMSWLIK
- the sigH gene encoding RNA polymerase sporulation sigma factor SigH, translating into MSLVSFDQFGCMTDEALVEQAKEFDNSDALEFLIERYRNFVRAKARSYFLIGADREDIIQEGMIGLYKAVRDYRTDKLASFKGFAELCITRQMITAIKTATRQKHIPLNSYISLDKPIYDDESERTLLDIITSTAPSDPQILIVNREEYADIESKIDEILSDLERKVLALYLDGRTYQEISDDLDRHVKSIDNALQRVKRKLERYLEARKMTV
- the rlmB gene encoding 23S rRNA (guanosine(2251)-2'-O)-methyltransferase RlmB yields the protein MNKLFLQEGQQKGPLAVIHAMAQEAGIQIQLVPRSRLTGLAGTENHQGVVAAVAAYEYAEMEDIFELARQKDETPLLILLDELEDPHNLGSILRTADAVGAHGIIIPKRRSVGLTQVVAKASTGAIEHIPVVRVTNLARTMEDLKKQGIWFVGTDARESDDYRTLDGTMPLGIVIGSEGKGMSRLVREKCDFLVHLPMAGHVTSLNASVAASLLLYEVYRTRKPYAR